Genomic window (Roseivirga sp. 4D4):
GATAAATCTCGAATTCCTTTTTACTTCCCTAAGCATGAGGACGCCACGAAATATCAGGGTATTCTTAAAGAATTGAGTTCAAGCGTTACTGACGAAGAGCTTGCAGGAATAGCACATGCAAACGTAGAACGATTTATAGCTTCTAACTGGAAATGATATGGAGATCATTAAGAACTACATCAACGGAGAATTAGTAGATGCTGAAAACGGTCAATCCTTTGACAACTATAATCCTGCCAATGGACAGGTTTACAGTCAAATACCCGATTCGACAAGTGATGACATTCAGAAGGCCACGGATGCTGCCAGTGCAGCTTTTCCAAACTGGTCTACCACAAGCCGTCAGGAGCGTTCTAATCTATTATTGAAGATTGCTGACCTAATAGATGCAAACCATGAAAGGTTAGCTGCTGCTGAATCCAAGGACAATGGAAAGCCGATTAAACTTGCCAGCCGAGTGGATATCCCCAGGGCTTCAGCCAATTTTCGGTTTTTTGCTTCGGCCATACTTCATGAATCTACTGAAGCGCATCAAACAGATCAGGATGCTATTAATATGACTTTAAGGTCTCCCATTGGAGTAGTGGGCTGTATATCGCCTTGGAATTTGCCGCTCTATCTATTTACCTGGAAAATAGCGCCTGCTATAGCGGCAGGCAATACCGTTGTGGCCAAGCCTTCTGAAATCACACCTATGACGGCATTTCTATTGTCAGAGTTGTGTATAGAAGCAGGTTTGCCAGCGGGTGTTTTAAATATCGTGCATGGGACAGGCCCAAATGCGGGTCAGGCTATTTCGGAACATCCCGATATCAAGGCAATTTCGTTTACAGGAGGTACTGAGACAGGAAAAAGGATAGCTGCGACTGCCGCCCCTATGTTTAAGAAGTTATCGCTAGAACTGGGAGGAAAGAATCCAAATATCATTTTTGCGGATTGCGATTTCGAAGAGGCATTGAAGACTTCGGTGCATTCCAGTTTTGCGAATCAAGGCCAAATCTGTCTTTGTGGATCGCGAATCTTCGTGGAAAGAAGTATTTACGATCGTTTTAAGACCGCTTTTGTCGAAAAGGTGAATCGCTTGAAGGTTGGAGACCCATCAGATCAAAATTCGAATCTTGGAGCTGTGGTGTCTAAACCTCATATGGAGAAAGTACTGAGCTATGTAGAACTGGCTAAGCAAGAGGGAGGAACAGTCCTCACAGGTGGAAACCAAGTACACCTTGAAGGTGAGTTAGCGCAGGGCTACTACATAGCACCAACGGTAATTGAAGGCTTGACTTACGATTGTCAGACAAATCAGCAAGAAATCTTCGGCCCTGTCGTTACTATTACACCTTTTGATAGTGAAGAAGAGGTCTTGACAATGGCGAATAGTACGGAATACGGACTTTCTGCTACCGTTTGGACAAGCAACTTGAACAAAGCCAATAGGGTAAGTTCGACACTTCAGGCAGGTATTGTTTGGGTGAATTGTTGGTTGCTTAGAGACCTCAGAACTCCCTTTGGTGGAGTGAAGAAAAGTGGTGTTGGTAGAGAGGGCGGCTGGGACGTTCTGAACTTTTTTACAGAGAAAAAGAATGTGTGTATAAAACTATAGTGTTAGTACATACGACAAAAAAGTGTATTTAAACGACATGAACAGCTGTAGAGGGAAATTGTTCGATTTTTTCCGAATTATTGATTTGTTAAATTTTATTTAATAAAAAATCCTACTAACTTTGATTTTACAATACAGGGGATAGTAGACCTGAATTGGAATTTGAAATAACATTTACCGCCCGGTAAATTAAAGATAAGTCTGGGTGTAGGAATCGAAAGATTCACTATGAGTAGTTAGTTACCCAGGTGTTTAGGTGAAAGGGAGTCGCTCCAACGGGAGTGACTCTTTTATTTTGTCCCTACCAGACTTTAATCTTTCTAATTAGCTTTATTTCTATTATTAAGTTTAATAAAAAGTTGATCGAGATAGTCCCGATCCAGTTACCTTATATCCTACTCGGTCGGCAGTTGCTTTGACAGTACTTAGTTTCCTGTGCAACTTAAACAATGAAATAGGGTCTTTACGCAAAGCGTAATAAACTTGCTTGAAAGTCGTCTTAAAGTGTAACCACTTTAATAAACCAAGGTCATACCATAAACTCAAACCACCATGTTCAAGAACTATATCAAAATTGCTTTTCGGTCATTACTGAAAAATCGAGTCTTTTCATTTATCAATATTACCGGACTCGCACTGGGTATTTCTGCCAGTTTGCTCATTATGCAATACGTCAACTATGAGCTAAGCTATGAGGACTTTAATGAGAACGCTTCGAATGTCTATCGCATTAAAACGAATCGATATAATCAAGGAGAGCTAAGTACAGAATGGGCTTCAGGTGTCGTTTCGATTGGCCATTTGCTCAATGAAGCCTATCCCGAAGTACAGCGTTACGCGAGGTTAACCTCCACCAGTGGGGTCATTTCTAAAGGAGATATTGAGTTCATGGAACGGAGCATCTACTTCGCTAATCAAGATGCCTTCAAGATTTTTGGAACTCAGATTACAGATGGTGATACAGAAAATGCACTGACGGAACCGAATACAATTGCGATTTCAGAAAGTGTTGCTAAGAAATACTTTGGAGACACCAATCCTATTGGAGAAACCCTAATGTACAATAGAGATCGACCTGTTCAGGTCACAGCGGTGTTCAAGGATGTACCTGACAATTCTCACTTCAAGTTTGATATACTGGCTTCTTGGTCCACAGTTGCTCAGGGGGATTTTGCCGCTGATGCCAACCGGGTATGGTATTGGGACGGCTATTTTAACTATATCGAATTGGCAGAAGGGACCACTCCGGAGGCCTTTCAGGTAAAAATTGATGAGTTTGTAGAGAGCCAATGGGGCGAAGAGATGCGGAATGTGGATACGTGGATGGACTTTGAATTGCAGCCCATGGCGGATATTCATTTGTACTCCAACTTCATTGGAGAGGCTGAGGTCAATGGTGATGGTGATTCCGTTTACGCTTTACTTGTGATTTCATTCTTCATCGTGCTGATCGCTTGGGTAAACTACATCAACCTGGCTACTGCTAAGTCAATGGAACGAGCTAGGGAGGTAGGGCTTAGAAAGGTATTGGGTTCTCAAAAAGGACAGCTGATCCGACAGTTTTTAACGGAGTCGTTCCTTGTCAATCTATTTGCAGTAATACTAGCATTCCTGATTGTGGCTTTGGTGCTACCTGGTTTTGCTAATTTGACCGATCAACCGATGAGCATGGCACTTTTTGCTCAGCAAGGTTTCTGGTTTGGTCTGGGGGTACTTTTCTTTGTGGGTACTTTTCTTTCAGGGCTCTATCCTGCATTTGTTCTTTCCTCCTTTAAACCTATCGATACACTCAAAGGAGCTAAACTCACTTCTGGAGGAGGTGGACTGTTGAGAAAAGGCCTAGTGATTTTTCAATTCATGGCATCCGTAGGGTTGATTATTGGTACGTATACCGTTTACGAGCAGATTTCATTTATGAGAAATCAGGAACTAGGAGTGGATATTGATAGAACAATGGTCATCAACGGGCCAAGTGTCACGGATTCTACCTACAGCGAGAAGCTCACTGCCTTTACTGAGGTAATGAAGACAGATGCTAATGTCGAGAATGTGGTGGTCAGTACTGGTGTGCCTGGCAGAGGTGTTGGTTGGAATGCCGGTGGCATTAGAAAAGAGGGAGCACCAGACAGCGAGGGCAAACAATACCGGGTCTTGGGATTAGGCTATGAATTTGTGGAGACCTTCGATATGGAAGTGATTGCTGGGCGAAGCTTTAACAAGGAGTATGGAGATGAAGAGGCAAAAATTTTATTCTCACGAGCTGCAACTAAGGATTTTGGTTTTGCAAACCCTGAAGAGGCCTTAGGTGAACGTATTTTCTTCTGGGGTCAAGTGTACACCATTATAGGAGTGCTGGAAGATTACCACCATACTTCCTTAAAAGAGAATTTTGACAAGCTGATCTTTAGGCTGATTCCAAATGCCAATAACTTTTATTCGATCAAATACAATGCCGCCAATACGCAGCAGGTGGTGCAAATGGCTCAAGAAAAATGGGGACAATTCTTTCCTGGAAATCCATTTGAGTACTTTTTCTTGGAGGATCGATTTGAAGAGCAGTATGAAGCAGATAAGCAATTTGGGTCAGTATTCACCATCTTTTCAGGGCTCACCATTTTTGTGGCTTGCCTGGGTTTATTTGGCTTAGCTGCCTTTATGACCTCGAAGCGTATAAAGGAAATAGGCGTTAGAAAGGTTTTAGGAGCTTCCATACCGAGTATCCTCAAGTTACTCTCTACTGACTTCTTGAAACTGATTATGGTTTCAATTGTCTTGGCCATACCAATTGCTTTCTATGGAATGGAACAATGGCTCAATGGTTTTGCTTTCAGAATAGATTTGTACTGGTACATTTTTGCCTTACCGGCACTGTTGGTATTGTTTATCGCCATTGCAACCGTGAGTTTCCAAACCGCTAGGGCTGCAAAAGCCAACCCCGTGGATAGTCTGCGGTATGAGTAAATATTAAGAGTAGCTGTCTCAAAGGCCCAAATTGTCGTCATTCTGAACCCGCCTGCGCTAGACAGGCGGGTTCAGGATGACGCTCCATCAGCCTTTGAGACAGCCCTGTTACTTACTTAGCCACTTCCAATTGGCCAAGTTCTTTGCCTTTATTGTCTACTCTGAACTGCCATTTCTCTCCATCGCAGTTTGGAGCGCCACTCCAGTTAAAGCAGCCTTGTCCAGTAGCTTGGATGACGAAGTCCCCATTTTTACGCTCCTTGATTGAGTAACCGTATTCGTTATAAAACCCTCCATAGGTCTTGCTCCATTGTTTCTTGCCTTTTTTATCAACTTTGATCAAGTAGATATCATAGTTGCCATTGCCATAAGAGCTGGTGGAGCCTAAGATGGCATAGCCTCCGTCATTGGTGGCTATCAGATCACTGGATTTATCATAGCTCGTTCCACCATAAGTTTTAAACCACTCTTCGTTACCCTCTGCATTTGTTTTGGTAAGTAAGATGTCTGTGGCTCGTTTGTGGTAATACTTGGTGGTCATTAAGCTAACCGCTCCACCATCGTCAGTTCGAATGATTACTTCGTGGTAAGGGTTGTGACCAGTCAACCCAAGACTTAGTGCCGCAATGGACAATAATTTGATGATATTCATAATTGTTTCTTTTGAGTTTAAAAACCTGTTTAATCCAAATACGAGCTAAGCGTATGTGCTGGATTTCAACAAATTAAATATATTCTCTTTTTAGAAACAAATAAAATTTACTCCACTATGGCTGATTTTGGTCTATAAACCATTCTTAAAGATGGTGCTAAAAGAAGATGATTCTTCTAAAACTTGCACGAGGGAATCAATTTGTCCTTCTTTTTGGACGTTGACCAGAGGAAAGTGTTTTGACTTGTTGTCGCCATAGGTTACCCTGAGTCTTGCCCCCGTTTTTAAGGAAATGTAGAGACAATAGGCTCCCAATAACATCGGGATAACAGGAATAACGAACGACTCAATGAAGATTGGTCCAGAGGAGCTATCACTTCCTAAATAATCGAATAGTCGTAAAAAATAATAACCACTGAGTGCTAAAAGGCATGTCCCAATTACGAGAATAATCAACCAATTGGCTACCTGATGTCCTTTTTCCAAAATCAAATCTCTCACCTCAGTTGCATTAATTGTTTTATAGTTGAATCTGTTTCTTAGAAAATGAAATGAGTGTTCTGAAATTGCAAATTCCTTAGTTTGAAAGAGGAATTCTTTTGGATCAGTATTCATGAGTCATAGAAATGATAGGTATGAAGTTATTTTAATTCGTATGCTTCTCAAAATCCTCGGAGTACTTCTCACTCTCGGTCTTCATCCATTTGTCCCAGAAGGTAAAATACAGCCCAAAGTTAAAGCGGTATTGAGTATGGTGGAGACTATGGTGTGTTGCACCTATCATCCATTTGCCGAGCCAGTGTTTATGAAATCCTTTGGGGTAGATTTCAACATTGGAATGATTGATAGCGCTGGTTAAGGTCATAAAAGTTAGCAGCGTCACAATGGTCCAATAATGCATGGGAAGAAAGAGTATGACTACAGGAATAATCACAGATTGTAGTATGCCTTCCCCTGGATGAAAGGAGAAAGATGTCCAGGGAGAAGTGATATGGCTATCGTGATGGACTTTATGAATCAGTCGATAAACCTTGGGCCTATGCATCCAGCGATGCAGCCAATAATAGTAGGTTTCATGAATTAGTGCAGCGATCAGGAAGCTGATGGGCAGCCACCACCACCCAAACTGATTCATGTCTTCATAGATGGCTGTATACCCTTTCTGCCAAAGTACCACCATACCGGCCCCAGCCAGTGCAAAGAATAGGGAAGTCAATGTAGACCACATGATCTCGCGTCTGTACTGCTTTTTATCTCTTGTTGGAACATGGACCTTTCGACTCCGAAAGTCTTTCGGATCGATGATATAGAAAACTACATAAAAGATTCCGGCCACCAAGCTATACCTAAACACCACCATCAAGAACATCAGGCCGGTTAGTGCAAGAAAGGTCAATGGATCTGTAAAGTCGTACTGATGCATATCGAACTAGGTGTGCTCGGTTTAAGCTTTGTGAAAATAGGGAACAAATGAATCACTTCTTAGGTTTTAGAATAGCATAATTTGATAGTGATGAAAGGAAAGTTTGAGACGTTAATAGATCAGGATACACCAGTACTCGTAGACTTTTATGCCGATTGGTGTGGGCCATGCCAAATGATGGCGCCTGTGTTGAAGGAAGTTGCCCAAGAAATGGGCGATAAAGTGAAGGTGATTAAAATTGATGTAGACAAGAATCAGCCGATCGCTCAGCGGTTCGGTGTGAGAAGTATACCCACTTTGATTCTATTCAAAAATGGGAAGGTTGTGGAGAATAGAGCCGGTGTGATGACGAAGCGAGATTTGGCCAGCATGATAGAGAGAGCTTCTTAATAAAGTAAACTGCGTATATTACCAGAACTATGGACATATACCTCTACGATAATAACTTAATGGCTTTTCAGACTTTAACATTCTTGCATATAGCACTAATGTTTTTTGCCTTCTACAAGCTATATAACGATACCAGTTCTGGAACACAGAGGATCTTTAGTTTCCTACTCCTATTATTTGTCCCAATAATCGGTTCTCTGATCTACTTGAAAGTAGCATCTAAGTCAAGAAGAAACAGGAAGTTTAATTTAGATAGATAGCCTAGTTAGAAGAGGCTTTACTCGGGCTTTTTACTCCAGCCAATTCACGAACCGTATTAGCAATGCCAGCAACATCGAAGTTGCATTCAGCGTGCAGTTGTTCTTGGGTGCCGTGCTCTACAATGGCATCGGGAATTCCCAGTCTTACCACTTTGGCTGCATAACCGTTGTCTGCCATGAATTCAAGTACTGCACTACCAAAACCACCCATGACACAGCCATCTTCCACTGTTATCACTTTCTTGAAGTTTCTGAAAATATCGTGAAGCAACTCTTCGTCCAGAGGTTTAACAAAGCGCATGTCATAATGTGCAGGGTTCAAGCCTTCTTCAACGAGTTGCTCTCTTGCCGTAACCGCATAATTACCAATATGGCCAAGTGTTAAAATGGCTACTTCTTCACCATCGGCAATCTTTCTTCCTGTACCAATGGCCATTTTCTTCATCTCAGTTCTCCACTCAGGCATTACACCCGTACCTCTTGGGTAGCGAATGGTAAAGGCGTGTCCTTCTCGTGGCAATTGAGAAGTGTACATCATGTTTCTTAATTCCGCCTCATTCATTGGAGCCGCCACAATCATATTCGGAATGCATCGCATGTAGGCGATGTCATATGCACCATGGTGAGTAGGGCCATCCGCTCCTGCGAACCCTGCTCTATCGAGGCAGAAGGTAACAGGTAAATTCTGAATACAGACATCATGAATGACCTGATCAAAGGCACGCTGCATGAATGTACTGTAGATGTTACAGAAAGGTATTAGTCCTTGTGTAGCTAAACCCGCAGAGAATGTTACGGCATGTTGTTCGGCAATTCCAACATCAAAAGCTCGCTCAGGCATAGCCTTCATCATAATGTTCATCGAAGAACCAGAAGGCATTGCAGGGGTTATTCCCATTACCTTGTCATTCTTTTCCGCCAATTCAACTAATGTATGGCCGAAAACATCCTGATATTTAGGAGGCTGAGGTGAATCAGGCACTTTTTTGAATACCTCACCCGTTACCTTATCAAATTTGCCTGGTGCATGCCATTTGGTAGCATTGCCCTCTTCAGCAGGTTTATAACCCTTTCCTTTCACTGTAACACAGTGAAGAATTTTCGGGCCAGGAATGTCTTTAAGGTCATTGAGGACATTGGTCAAATGATGTACATCATGCCCGTCCACAGGACCAAAATACCTTAAGTTTAGTGCTTCGAAAAGGTTGCTCTGTTTCAAAAGCAGCGACTTCATCGAGTGCTCTACTTTTGAGATAACCTCCTGTGCACTTTTGCCAAACTTAGAAAACTTGCTGAGCAATTTCCAGACATCATCTTTTGCCTTGTTATAGGTATGTGATGTGGTAACGTCTGTCAGATAGTCTTTTAAAGCACCTACATTCGGATCAATCGACATGCAGTTGTCGTTGAGTATGATCAGTATGTTGGCATTCGTGTCACCGGCATGGTTCATACCCTCGAAGGCCAAACCACCTGTCATAGCACCATCTCCAATGACGGCTATGTGTTGGCGATCATCTTTTTTGTATTGGTTGGCAATGGCCATGCCTAATGCTGCAGAAATGGAGGTAGATGAGTGTCCAACTCCAAAAGTATCGTAATCGCTTTCTTTTCGTTTAGGGAAGCCAGAAAGTCCGTTGTAAATCCTGTTGGTATGGAAAACGTCCCTTCTTCCTGTCAAAATCTTATGACCATAAGCCTGGTGTCCGACATCCCAAACCAATTGATCTTTTGGCGTGTCAAAGATGTAATGCAGCGCCACAGTCAGTTCTACCACTCCCAGCGATGCACCAAAATGACCTCCGTAGACGGAAACATTGTCAACAATAAACTGGCGCAGTTCATCACAGACCTTTACGAGTTGGGTCTGATCTAATTGCTTTAAATCGGCAGGGGAGTCAATTTTGGAAAGAAGCGATCCGGGCTCTATCAACATGGATTTTTAAAACTAATGCCTTATCAACTATACTACGAGTTAAATGTTTGGCATAGATTTCTTAACAACCCCCAAAATTAAAAATTATTTTGGCACCAAATGAGACATTTAA
Coding sequences:
- a CDS encoding aldehyde dehydrogenase, encoding MEIIKNYINGELVDAENGQSFDNYNPANGQVYSQIPDSTSDDIQKATDAASAAFPNWSTTSRQERSNLLLKIADLIDANHERLAAAESKDNGKPIKLASRVDIPRASANFRFFASAILHESTEAHQTDQDAINMTLRSPIGVVGCISPWNLPLYLFTWKIAPAIAAGNTVVAKPSEITPMTAFLLSELCIEAGLPAGVLNIVHGTGPNAGQAISEHPDIKAISFTGGTETGKRIAATAAPMFKKLSLELGGKNPNIIFADCDFEEALKTSVHSSFANQGQICLCGSRIFVERSIYDRFKTAFVEKVNRLKVGDPSDQNSNLGAVVSKPHMEKVLSYVELAKQEGGTVLTGGNQVHLEGELAQGYYIAPTVIEGLTYDCQTNQQEIFGPVVTITPFDSEEEVLTMANSTEYGLSATVWTSNLNKANRVSSTLQAGIVWVNCWLLRDLRTPFGGVKKSGVGREGGWDVLNFFTEKKNVCIKL
- a CDS encoding ABC transporter permease; amino-acid sequence: MFKNYIKIAFRSLLKNRVFSFINITGLALGISASLLIMQYVNYELSYEDFNENASNVYRIKTNRYNQGELSTEWASGVVSIGHLLNEAYPEVQRYARLTSTSGVISKGDIEFMERSIYFANQDAFKIFGTQITDGDTENALTEPNTIAISESVAKKYFGDTNPIGETLMYNRDRPVQVTAVFKDVPDNSHFKFDILASWSTVAQGDFAADANRVWYWDGYFNYIELAEGTTPEAFQVKIDEFVESQWGEEMRNVDTWMDFELQPMADIHLYSNFIGEAEVNGDGDSVYALLVISFFIVLIAWVNYINLATAKSMERAREVGLRKVLGSQKGQLIRQFLTESFLVNLFAVILAFLIVALVLPGFANLTDQPMSMALFAQQGFWFGLGVLFFVGTFLSGLYPAFVLSSFKPIDTLKGAKLTSGGGGLLRKGLVIFQFMASVGLIIGTYTVYEQISFMRNQELGVDIDRTMVINGPSVTDSTYSEKLTAFTEVMKTDANVENVVVSTGVPGRGVGWNAGGIRKEGAPDSEGKQYRVLGLGYEFVETFDMEVIAGRSFNKEYGDEEAKILFSRAATKDFGFANPEEALGERIFFWGQVYTIIGVLEDYHHTSLKENFDKLIFRLIPNANNFYSIKYNAANTQQVVQMAQEKWGQFFPGNPFEYFFLEDRFEEQYEADKQFGSVFTIFSGLTIFVACLGLFGLAAFMTSKRIKEIGVRKVLGASIPSILKLLSTDFLKLIMVSIVLAIPIAFYGMEQWLNGFAFRIDLYWYIFALPALLVLFIAIATVSFQTARAAKANPVDSLRYE
- a CDS encoding sterol desaturase family protein, with amino-acid sequence MHQYDFTDPLTFLALTGLMFLMVVFRYSLVAGIFYVVFYIIDPKDFRSRKVHVPTRDKKQYRREIMWSTLTSLFFALAGAGMVVLWQKGYTAIYEDMNQFGWWWLPISFLIAALIHETYYYWLHRWMHRPKVYRLIHKVHHDSHITSPWTSFSFHPGEGILQSVIIPVVILFLPMHYWTIVTLLTFMTLTSAINHSNVEIYPKGFHKHWLGKWMIGATHHSLHHTQYRFNFGLYFTFWDKWMKTESEKYSEDFEKHTN
- the trxA gene encoding thioredoxin, which encodes MKGKFETLIDQDTPVLVDFYADWCGPCQMMAPVLKEVAQEMGDKVKVIKIDVDKNQPIAQRFGVRSIPTLILFKNGKVVENRAGVMTKRDLASMIERAS
- the dxs gene encoding 1-deoxy-D-xylulose-5-phosphate synthase is translated as MLIEPGSLLSKIDSPADLKQLDQTQLVKVCDELRQFIVDNVSVYGGHFGASLGVVELTVALHYIFDTPKDQLVWDVGHQAYGHKILTGRRDVFHTNRIYNGLSGFPKRKESDYDTFGVGHSSTSISAALGMAIANQYKKDDRQHIAVIGDGAMTGGLAFEGMNHAGDTNANILIILNDNCMSIDPNVGALKDYLTDVTTSHTYNKAKDDVWKLLSKFSKFGKSAQEVISKVEHSMKSLLLKQSNLFEALNLRYFGPVDGHDVHHLTNVLNDLKDIPGPKILHCVTVKGKGYKPAEEGNATKWHAPGKFDKVTGEVFKKVPDSPQPPKYQDVFGHTLVELAEKNDKVMGITPAMPSGSSMNIMMKAMPERAFDVGIAEQHAVTFSAGLATQGLIPFCNIYSTFMQRAFDQVIHDVCIQNLPVTFCLDRAGFAGADGPTHHGAYDIAYMRCIPNMIVAAPMNEAELRNMMYTSQLPREGHAFTIRYPRGTGVMPEWRTEMKKMAIGTGRKIADGEEVAILTLGHIGNYAVTAREQLVEEGLNPAHYDMRFVKPLDEELLHDIFRNFKKVITVEDGCVMGGFGSAVLEFMADNGYAAKVVRLGIPDAIVEHGTQEQLHAECNFDVAGIANTVRELAGVKSPSKASSN